The genomic DNA GGCGGGAGGATGAAGGAGCGGCGGGAGGATGAGTGATGGTGGGAAGGGACATGTTGCTAATTCAGGTTAGCTCCCTCAGCCTCCACCAGCTCTCCTGTGAGTCactaacagcagcagctgcctgaCTGCTGCTCTGCTTTAATTGAGATGACCCTGAGACATGCATGCTTTATGTTTGCTTCTCACCATATCAACTTAAGTCCTGATGGACAAACGCTGGGTGGACGGACACACCAAAATATGCTATCtggaatacataaaaataaataaaaagcagtttttcatggCCCCTAGCTGCAAAGAAAGCTCCCATTGAGACATATGCTATCACAAAAATCTAAggaaagtagggctgggcgatatggccctaaaagattatcacgatatttcagggtatttttacgataacaatattcttgacgatattacgaaatactcgacatatttatacagactaaaaaaagttgccaactaaataaaaaaacgtatgagaaaataataaaaataaccatttagggggttctaggggcatattttaatgacattttataaaggaaaataaaggttcttgtatgtttcatttaaaacatcttatttcaggctatttttgcgataacgatattcttgacgatattaggaaatacttcaaaagatataaaaaatatgatttttttttttagtctgtatcaataattaaaaatctaaaatgtagtgtgaagtgcaaatctcaacagttgccaaatacaaaaaaagttacTCTTGagtcttgagtattagcaaataataaaaataaccatttaggggttccgggggcatattttaatgacattttgtaaaggagaataaaggttcttgtatgttttatttaaggcatcttattttgacagtcttcttgtaagttctatggtggattctgttcgcacactgtgctcttattttgaaagctgcatgtgtttagcaacagagagtaagtagctttttgtgattaaaacaactttaattgttagctaatgttaacctcacgccactacatcaagaagtaggaatgttgccaatatcatgatatgcatattttttaaccatgaaaaaaatataccgatattatcgtgaacgatacgatatggcacacccctagtacGGACACACCAAAATATGCTAtctggaataaataaaaataaataaaaagcagtttttcatggCCCCTAGTTGCAAAGAAAGCTCCCATTGAGACATATGCTACCACAAAAATCTAAggaaagtagggctgggcgatatggccctaaaagattatcacgatatttcagggtatttttacgataacgatattcttgacgatattacgaaatactcgacatatttatacagactaaaaaaaagttgccaaaataaataaaaaaacgtatgagaaaataataaaaataaccattttggGGTTCtaggggcatattttaatgacattttgtaaaggagaataaaggttcttgtatgttttatttaaagcatcttattttgacagtcttcttgtaagttctatggtggattctgttcgcacactgtgctcttattttgaaagctgcatgtgtttagcgacagagagtaagtagctttttgtgattaaaacaactttaattgttttaatataccgatattatcgtgaacgatacgatatggcacacccctagtacGGACACACCAAAATATGCTatctggaataaataaataaaaataaaaagcacgtTTTCATGGCCCCTAGTTGCAAAGAAAGCTCCCATTGAGACAAATGCTGCCACTAAAATCTGAggaaagtgacaaatttagaTGTTTCCACTTCAGCCTCACTAAAGCTGCATTCACACCGAATCAGTCATGTTGTCAAGTTAAACCTCCCGATGAATCACAAGTAGATTTCATATTTGCCAATTAACGTGTTTTATCAAAACAcataagacataaaaagacaaagggAGTGCCTTGTGCTGGAGCTTGTTGCAGGAAACACGCTATGAAACTTGCCACAAAACTGCTCTAACAAGCACATCGGTGAATTTAAATctattctaaaggataaagaaaaaatgtcccttagtcagtgtgactgctccttataagtctctacttGAGGCTCTTTCAttgatgttgtgatggctggatttgtatttaattgttcatgttaattgtgttttaaatgttgtaacccTGTCCCGTttatgctgccttcttggccaggtctctcttggaaaagagatttttgtaaatctcaacaagacttttttacctggttaaataaaggagatatatatacacaagaaCTCCTGGGCAACTGGGGGTAAGTTCTCTACTTTTTAGTCTCAGTTTTCTTAAACTCTTATACGAAAGATGTCTACTAACCCCTAGCCTTTATCATGTAACTGTTCGACATGGGAACAGATTTTGATACGACACATATAGACGTGAGTGGCATTTAACATATGATATTTAATGTTTCCTGGGTGTTTTCTTACTTTAAATCTAGTTGGCTAGTCTTTAAACCTCCATATAAACATCAGGGAAATGAGTCATAAGGAACATCTCGAGTTTTAAACCATCAAATATTCAGCATTGTCCACTTTCGGTTAGTAAGTTTAGTAAGGacagaagaatatttttttaatatttatttaaatgttagcttagctgcttatactgtatttaccaaactgtttttttgcacatgtatatattatcttatcttatctttctCCTACTCACAAATGTGCTATGGGACATGATTGAGTCCAGATCAGCTTTAAGTAAGAGGAACAATCTCAAAATATcattgtacttgagtataatGACAATTAAGATCTTTCTGATTCTGAACACAAAGGTCTAAAAGGTTCACTGCTTGATGGCAGAGAAGAACCCATTTTGTGTGAAAATCAAGCTAACTTTTAGGCTTAATTTATGATAAATGGTTGTTTTTCTCCATATGGGTGGTTGatgtgaactcaaattcaaagtaaaaaaaagaataattataaaatatatgtcaaatgacatacaattatattcccttatatgtgaataattcaaaactgaatgtgtccatttctaattcttcatatatttagcatattattaactttttggtgtggtagtcctaaaatgtgtccaccggtgcaacaaaataaagaataaagtaattatttaattcagagaatgttggacagataagatagataagcccaaggcatattagttatgaatatttgtatcaatttacattattttactaCCTcggacagttgcaccggtggacaaatgtcatgttcaaaacagaatatttgcatagttgaagaacgatactcattgtttgcagatggattagatgtagaagaatgaattgcatattaaaacattaattttaatgaaatattatcaaattttagtaatatttgtcactgggaacacaaaaattgagcatcacgtcaaccacccatatgtCTACAATATCTCACAAAATACAATCACACCATAAACGTTCAACAAGGGTATAAATGAGTAACAGCGACAGCAGTAATATAAACAGGTTGTGAGTTTCATCAATGCAGTTGTGACATGTAAAAAGTTTCCACACTTACTAATAACTGCAGCAGGTCAGCGTGTGCTATGGTCAGGCGGCGGTGGCAGTCTGGGATCATCATCCTGGACTCCTGCAACACCTCCATCTGAAACCACACACAGACCACATCAGCTCCATCCTCCTCTTTATTAATTGGACCTCCTCTCACCACCGCTCCCGGtatcatttttcatttacaaaCTCAACACATCAtcgaaaaaaacatgtattttccgCGTGAGGAACATTAATTGAACCAGCTAGATACAGGCGTACTCATTGGTTGGAGCCTTGTTCTGGACAGAAACATGCAGGGTGTCCCACATTCACTCTGCTGTGGTTAACATCTCCAAACAAGCCGGCGCTATGAAATATGTTATTGAGTTATCGACCGGGCAGGGAGTTGGGCAGCAGGGGACCACCTCGATCTGACTGCACACCTGGATAAATGAAGAAGCCCTGAAGCCGAGGGCACTGTGATCAGGCGTAAAGAGGTATTACTACGCCTGCAGTGAAACTGTGTTACAGCCTGGGGAACTTTCACAGCCGCGGATAATGTGGAATTCCCCCAGCTGGCACCCTAAAGAGCAGAGAAGAGTTGGCTAACGCTGTCAGACACACTCACTCATGACAGATGCTTCCTCACCTAGCCCTCTGCCGAGCTGGAGAGTCAAAACATGTACGCagttacacacatgcacattacaCGGCTGTGCTCTCTAACAGGCAGGCAGATGAACTCATACAGAGGCAGGCTGGCAGAATAACTGACACGCTGAAGGACGCTAGACAACTAGTGGAGCTGGTTGCCATCTAGATGTGACAAGGTGAGCCAGACTAAGCAGAGAGAGCAGGAACAGAGAAAAGTCACGGTGCCCTCCCAGAGCAGTGGAATGATCCCATCAGTGCTGGATAAAGATGACACTTACAGCGTATTGAttccattaaaataaaaacctctAATCCATCCTGCCTCAGACCTCTCATCTCCAACCATAATCCATCTGGCCTCCCAATCTCCCCATTTAACACCAGCCAAGCCTGCTGCTCAGCCCGAGCCGCCGCCCCatgaatgaacaaacaaaacacaacacactctGAATTTTAATGTTACCAGTAAACATGATCAGAAGCTGAGCTGCTCTGCAGTTCCTCCCCGCCTCAAACATGAACAAGTTCAATCCAGATCAACTTGAAACtttaaatacatacaaataggaaaaggttttgcatttcattcagcggagttaaaatatggaatgggatgtgtgaagaaataaaacaatcttcaaacatgaaacactttaaaatcaaatataaaaagcatgttttcacTCGATGTTGGGATGAAAACGGGTGTTAAAATGACGTcattgttgacgttttattttttaaatgtgttactattttttcttttttgtgtgttattgttgtttgtttgttcattgttgtctcattatgactacatgggtgtatgtgtacttatgtgtttgtaagttaataacaagttatgtgtgttaataatgagtttataaactacattactatgtgttatacatacatatatataaatattattgttatataactgaatatagtaaattaacatagggaacagggatttaataagctttgactccttttgaacacaaataagtgttgagtcttgttgttgtttcgtttgtgttgttgtcttgtatttattgttgttcgtttgtttttaaatgttcatcttttatttgtgttcaaataaattctcaatcaatcaaaaaaaaaacccagaactCATGGACCATGCACACAAAGTTTGATACCGTTTATATATTCAACCTTTTGAGGATAAAATTAGGCATTTATTGTCAAGGATACTGGGTTTAagatttgatgttttatttcaggGAAAGCTCCTCAGCAAAAAAATCTTACACCCTTCAACTACAGAAAGGTGAACAAGACTTAAAGGGACAATTCACCTccatatgaaaaataattttttttcccattaccAGTAGTTcaatttatcagtctagattgttttgccCTGAATTGCTGAGTGAGatgccttctctcaaatatacattatatttacTATTATACTACTATAATCACACTTCACTTGTGTTGCTCAAAACACCAAAACTTTCTCACATCTAGAGACGAGCagttcatgtaggaactattttctttataGTACATGCAAAGTGTTCACAGTAAGGTGTGTGGATTATCATGAGTAACTGGGTAATGATTCTGGGAAAgacacattgctgttgagtttccTTAAAGCAAAGTGCCATATATTCCCAATAAACTGGAGagaaatcacaataaaataatCCTTTATTTATACCGCAATGGGGAAATTATATTTCAGACATGCTGATATCTACAccagcaactcacaccaaaacaatctagattacTACAacctagcagctctgtgaggctggaCTCAGACACAGcttagctaatgctaacatgctaacatgctaacaataACACACAGGGAATCACAAACACTAGAATTGATCCTCTGAAGATCATGAATGTCTGTATGCTGTGACATGAAATTCAACATAGTATACTCAACATATTTCGAGCAGGGTGCACTGGCATATCTCAAAAATGTCCTTGAATGCTTTCCATGAATTGTTAATATGATGCTTTATTTCTGGAACAAACCTTCACTTTTACACTAAAATATTCTTAGAAATACAGCTATCTGATGCTAGCTGCTCTGCACAGAcattctgcattaaaaaaatccatGAGATAATTCTTCGTAAATGTCTCTCCAATTAAAAAAAGCATTCACACTTTGTTAAAAATGCTCACTACTGGGCTTCTTCTAATGTTTGCATGCTCACAATAACACACAGGGAATCACAAACGACACTAGATTGATCCTCTGAAGATCATCAATGTCTGTACTTGAGATATTTCCGTTCACACCAAAGTGATGACCCAACTGATCAATCAATAAACAGACATATCAATCCCTTCAGCCATGTGTTATCATTGctgaaatacagtgtgaaattggattgttaCTGTCTGGAAACAGACACTGATTAAtgccttttatttaattttaaacctttttttggcctaaattcCTGTCTAATGACCTGTACCCGTGTATCTGTCTCTGTTAACTGATGACCACATCCTAGtccttgtgtttttgtctcaaccggctcaatttaaaaaaagaagaaaccttTAAAAAAGTGTTGCATGTGTCACATAAATGTGATGCCTTCTTCTTCAATGCACATGCAAATGCCAGTGAGACAATAGAGAGGAGGGTGGGGACACTAAATTACCAGCATGTGTCAGTAATTATCAAACTCCTCTAAAGTAACATGATATAATTACATCTGCATCAAGCAAATTACAAAATCACTAATGATTCTGCTCTCAAAACCTAATTCTTCATTATCACTGTGTGCTGACCTCATTACATGAATGAGGGGCTCCTCAAACCATCAAGATAGAATCCACTTCCTAACTACGGGAGACGAAACCTCTTCACTCGCTAGCTAAGATCAACGGGGGAAGTGACAATGATAAATGGATAAACGAGAAGATCTTCAAGTTAAGACACATACTTGTTGTAAGAACATACCTGTTGATATTTTTGCTTTTGCCTCGCTCATAGCCCGCAGATGTATTCTATTGCATTGGAAAAGCCCAAACGCTCCCCCTGCCTCTTCATGGATGAGtgatttaaggtattttctgtctttagaaaaaattaaatattccttGAGAGGCTCGGCAGCCAATTTTTATAAAAGATGGCAGCCTGTCATCACATATGTGAGAACCCTCACCTCTCTGGACCCCAACTGAGTTCAGTGTTTCCCATACATAGACCATTCTGTGGCGCACCCCCACATAATGGAGACCGACCGCCACAAaatgattgttatttttttctccttactaggacattaaaaaaacggTAACGTCCATTACGTTAGCCTACGCACAGAAGACACcacattcacatcaataaataaatgttttaaatgaaccGGGTCGATCTCAGAGCTGTCAACACTCTCCGGTAACGTTAAGGCTTATTGAATGGTTTCCTTAAATGCCGTTAACGGGACGAGAGCAGTCAAAACAGCTActtcaagctagctacatcgagggtaggtctgttcctgttttcaaagtaaaagcacaaattctatCGTTGTAAcgggcgttttatttttgtagatgtaaccggaagtgcgttgctcacgacggctagcttgagtagcgtaacaaaagtgtaaacagctggtatttagacaaattaacgaCGCACTGGGGATCTAAGTCGCTACTTTCTcgcctaaaaatgtttgaaatgtcaataaagtgatatatttaaagaatttaggacttcaccggtgtcagtggagcaccacaaattgctatctggtctgtgggaaacactggagtTGATCTGATGCATCcaattttcctttattttattaaggtattttttaaaatctttttttattttttttaatgagcatacttggcatcccgtgtttatttatgtattggcattattagcataattgttaatgtttctctGCTTTCTTGCCTccctaaatattattataatactatgttttttgttttgttttgtatttatttttcttttgtggttctttgttctaatgtacgctttaaaaaacaaaaatgtggaaaacagctgtggaataagttatgtcttgtaccgatgcttatgaatgctaatttccaataaaaaatatattaaaaaaaaaacaaaaaacatacctGTTTCTTGATGACGTACTCGTCTCCTGCCTCTGCTTTCAGCCGCTCGaccttctcctcctgctgcgtTGCCTCAGTTTTGTATGAAATCTTCTCTTTGGCCAGCCTGAAGacaagaagagaggagaagagactcCGTGGTTAAAGGCAGTGACACAGTGTTGTTCCATCAAACAGGAAACATAAACGTGCGGCCTCCCAGACAGATAATATAGGCCAAAGCATGAAAGAGGCAGGCTGTGATGGTCACCTCCTCCAGACGAGGCCATCTATCCTCATTCTCCCCAACGTTCCTCTGACTGAGGAGACACAGTGAGATCATCTCCGGCAGGACGGCCAGATACTCACCTCAATAACAACCAGCGAACACATCATTCCTGCTCACTGCTGCTACACAACACTGGTTGAAATCAGCCAAAGCTGGGATATGAAACTCAACATAGTATACTCAACATATTCTGAGCAGggtgcaccaaggttataatagttttggatttttcattaccgtaattttcggactataagccgcgcctttttccccatttttcgattctgcggcttatataacggtgcggctaatctatggatttttacagctaacggccactaggttacctcctaaatctatggattttacatatggtgattaaacattaaaaacacctgcggcttatagtccagtgcggcttatatatgtacacatcattcaatttagctgctgcggcatatactccggtgcgccttatagtgcggaaagtacggtagttttagttttaatttcgttgtgaatttttgtcttcaaattcagttaattttagttagtttttagagtgaattttctcgttttagtttaatttttagtttttgaaaatgcttagttttagtttagtttttattagttttagtgttagttttagtttttttgtaatggggttagtggtgtgccatatcgtatcgttcacgataatatcggtatattttttttatggttaaaaaaaatgcatatcatgatattggcaacgttcctacttcttgatgtagtggttaaagttgttttaatcacaaaaagctacttacttcctgtcgctaaacacatgcagctttcaaaataagagcacagtgtgttaagagaatccaccacagaatttacaagactgtcaaaataagatgccttaaataaaacatacaagaacctttattctcctttacaaaatgtcattaaaatatgcccccggaacccctaaatggttatttttattatttgctcatactcaagagtcaagagtaaatttttttgtatttggcaactattgagatttgcacttcaaactacattttagatttttaattattgatacagattaaaaaaaatcatattttttatatcttttgaagtatttcgtaatatcgtcaagaatattgttatcgcaaaaatagcctgaaatatcgtgataatcttttagggccgtATCGCCCAGTCCTAGCAGggtgcaccaaggttataatagttttggatttttcattagttttagttttaatttcgttgagaatttttgtcttttacattacattacatgtcatttagcagatgcttttgtccaaagcgacttacaataagtgcattcaacctgatggtactagacatagaccataggaaagTGTGAATGCTTTTTCTTAAATTGGAGAGACATTTACGAAGAATTATCTTGTGATTTTTAATGCAGAATGTCTGTGCAGAGCAGCTAACATCAGATAGCTGTATTTCTAAGAATATTTTAGTGTAAAAGTGAAGGTTTGTTACAGAAATAAAGCATCATATTAACAATTCATGGAAAGCATTCAAGGACATTTTTGAGATATGCCAGTGCAccccaaggttattatagttaacgaaaactaatgaaaaaacgaaaactagaattgaaaaaacatttttgttaactgaaataaaaatagaaactagagtttttttaaaaatgataactaactgaaactgtattgcgtggttacaaaactaactaaaactaactaaaattatagtgaaaatgtccttcttcaaattcagttagttttagttagtttttacagtgaattttctagttttagtttagtttttagtttttgaaaatgcttagtttttattagttttagtttttttgtaatggggtatttgttgggtgcgtgattcaaagaagtcataataaatgtttcctttatttcctttggtttatcatctcagccccaataaggttattaactcttacagttctgggtgttttgtattttggttctagtgtaaacatcccagtctcagtaaacatattcaccatgcgttgcatgttcaaataaatacactgagttATGAAttcaaaaagttgacaaaaacgaaaactacggacattttcactataactttagttcgttttagttagttttgtaaccacacaatacagtttcagttagttatcgttttttaaaaaactctagtttctatttttatttcagttaacgaaaatgttttttcaattctagttttcgttatttcattagttttcgttaactataataaccttgggcTGCACTGGCAAATCTCAAAAATGTCCTTGAATGCTTTCCATGAATTGTTAATATGATGCTTTATTTCTGGAACAAACCTTCACTTTTACACTAAAATATTCTTAGAAATACAGCTATCTGATGCTAGCTGCTCTGCATAGACACTTTGTTAAAAATGCTCACTACTGGGCTTTAAACGTCTTTTTCCAGGCACAGTGGAGCTGAGGGGAAATATTTACTTTCATGCAATTTCTTCGAGAGTAAATACAATAGACAAAACAATTGAGCAATTATTAGTAAAGAAACATGATAAGAAGGCAGATAAATTAAGCTTTTCGTTTGCT from Centropristis striata isolate RG_2023a ecotype Rhode Island chromosome 19, C.striata_1.0, whole genome shotgun sequence includes the following:
- the tbca gene encoding tubulin-specific chaperone A, translating into MADPRIRQIKIKTGIVKRLAKEKISYKTEATQQEEKVERLKAEAGDEYVIKKQMEVLQESRMMIPDCHRRLTIAHADLLQLLEAEEELCESEEYKEAKNVLDSVKLEG